In Streptomyces camelliae, the sequence CGTGGCTTCGTTTTCCCGTGCAGTGAGATCTACGGCGGACAGCGTGCCGCCTGGGACTACGGACCGCTGGGTGTCGAGCTCAAGGAGAACATCAAGCGCCAGTGGTGGCGCTACATGGTGACGTCGCGCGAGGACGTGGTCGGTATCGACTCGTCCGTCATCCTGGCCCCCGAGGTCTGGGTCGCCTCCGGCCACGTCGCCACCTTCACGGACCCGCTGACCGAGTGCACCGCGTGTCACAAGCGGTTCCGCGCGGACCACCTGGAAGAGGCGTACGAGGAGAAGAAGGGCCACGCCCCGGCGAACGGCCTCGCCGACGTCAACTGCCCGAACTGCGGCAACAAGGGCCAGTTCACCGAGCCCAAGCAGTTCTCGGGTCTGCTGTCGACGCACCTCGGCCCCACCCAGGACACCGGCTCGGTCGCGTACCTGCGCCCCGAGACCGCCCAGGGCATCTTCACCAACTTCGCCCAGGTGCAGACCACTTCGCGCCGCAAGCCGCCGTTCGGCATCGCCCAGATGGGCAAGTCGTTCCGCAACGAGATCACGCCGGGCAACTTCATCTTCCGCACCCGTGAGTTCGAGCAGATGGAGATGGAGTTCTTCGTCAAGCCGGGCGAGGACGAGAAGTGGCAGGAGTACTGGATGGAGCAGCGCTGGAACTGGTACACCGGCCTGGGCCTGCGCGAGGAGAACATGCGGTGGTACGAGCACCCGAAGGAGAAGCTCTCCCACTACTCCAAGCGCACCGCTGACATCGAGTACCGCTTCCAGTTCGGCGGCAGCGAGTGGGGCGAGCTGGAGGGTGTCGCCAACCGGACCGACTACGACCTCGGCGCCCACTCCAAGGCCTCCGGCCAGGACCTCGCCTACTACGACCAGGAGGCCCAGGAGCGCTGGACGCCGTACGTCATCGAGCCGGCGGCGGGTGTCGGCCGCGCGATGCTGGCGTTCCTGCTCGACGCCTACGTCGAGGACGAGGCGCCGAACGCCAAGGGCAAGATGGAGAAGCGCACGGTGCTGCGCCTGGACCACCGCCTGGCCCCGGTGAAGGTCGCGGTCCTGCCGCTGTCCCGCAACCCCGAGCTGTCCCCGAAGGCCAAGGGTCTGGCCCAGTCCCTCCGCCAGAACTGGAACATCGAGTTCGACGACGCCGGTGCCATCGGCCGCCGTTACCGCCGCCAGGACGAGATCGGTACGCCGTACTGCGTGACCGTCGACTTCGACACGCTTGAGGACAACGCCGTCACCGTGCGTGAGCGTGACTCGATGAAGCAGGAGCGCGTGTCGCTGGACCAGATCGAGGGGTACCTCGCCCAGCGCCTCATCGGCGCCTAGTCCGCCTGGTCACACCGCACCGGAAGCCGGGCGAGCTGAATCCGTTCAGCTCGCCCGGCTTTGTGTGCCCTGCGGATGACAAAGTTGGAGTGACAGATATTGAAATCTGTCATCCGTCATGGCAAGGTGAAGGCATGACGATGCGAACCCGAAACCTCGGCACCACCGGTCCTGCCGTCTCCGCCCTCGGCCTCGGCTGCATGGGCATGTCCGCGCTGTACGGCGACGCCGACCGCGCGGAGTCGATCGCGACCATCCACGCCGCCCTGGAGGCGGGCGTCACGCTCCTCGACACCGGCGACTTCTACGCCATGGGGCACAACGAGATGCTGATCGGCGAGGCCCTGCGCAGCGCCCCGGCCGCCCTGCGCGAGAAGGCCCTGACCAGCGTGAAGTTCGGCGCCCTGCGCGGCCCGGAGGGCAACTGGATCGGCTACGACGGCCGTCCCGCCGCCGTGCAGAACTTCGCCGCCTACTCCCTGCAGCGCCTCGGCGTCGACCACATCGACGTCTACCGGATCGCCCGCCTCGACCCGGACGTCCCCATCGAGGAGACCGTCGGCGCGATCGCGGAACTCATCGAGAAGGGGTACGTCCGGCACATCGGCCTCAGCGAGGTCGGCGCCGACACCATCCGCCGGGCCGCCGCCACCGCCCCGATCGCCGACCTGCAGATCGAGTACTCGCTGATCAGCCGGGGCATCGAGCAGGAGATCCTGCCGACCGTCCGCGAGCTGGGCATCGGGATCACGGCGTACGGCGTGCTCTCCCGAGGCCTGATCTCCGGCCACTTCACCCAGGACCGGCAGCTGGCCGCGAACGACTTCCGCGCCCACTCGCCCCGCTTCCAGGGCGAGAACCTCCAGCACAACCTGAACCTGGTCGAGGCCCTGCGCAAGATCGCCGAGCAGAAGGGCGCGACGGTCGCCCAGACCGCCATCGCCTGGGTGCTGGCCCAGGGCCCTCGGCACAACACGGACATCGTGCCGCTCGTCGGTGCCCGTACCCGCGAGCGGCTGAGCGAGTCGCTCGGCGCGCTGGACGTCACCCTGGACGCGGCCGACCTGGCGGCGATCGAGGAGGCCGTACCGGCGGACGCGGCGGCCGGCGACCGCTACCCCACCGCGCAGATGGCCACGCTCGACAGCGAGCGCTGAGCGGGCCGGCGGGTTCCGACCATGACGTACGGTCTATGACATGGCACCGACCAGCGAGACCCTGACCGCCGAGCGCATCCTCGAAGCCACCGAGGAGGTGCTGCGCCGGCACGGTCCGGCCAAGGCCACGGTGGTCGACGTGGCGCGCGCGCTCGGCGTCAGCCATGGCAGTGTCTACCGGCACTTCCGCACCAAGGCGGCGCTGCGCGAGGCGGTCACCAAGCGCTGGCTGGACCGGACGTCCGAGAGGCTCGCCGGGATCGTGGAGACGGGCGGAAGTCCGGAGGAGCGGCTGCGGGCGTGGCTCGCGGCGCTGTTCGAGGCCAAGCGGCACAAGGCGGGTGACGACCCCGAGCTGTTCGCGACGTACACGGTGCTGGCGGACGAGAACGGCGCGGCGGTCGGCGAGCACATCGCCGACCTGACCGGACAGCTGACCCGGATCATCACGGCAGGGGCCGGGTCGGGCACCTTCGAGGTGTCCGACCCGGCCGCCGCGGCTCGTGCCGTCTTCCAGGCCACCGGCCGTTTCCATGACCCCTGTCACGCCCGGGAGTGGATCCGCCCGGGCGTGGACGAGGAGTTCACGGCCGTCGTGGACCTGCTGCTGAGGGGGCTCAGCTCACCGTCACCGTGACGGTGTTCGAGATGACCTTGCCGACCTTGCCGGCCCGGCTCAGGCTCGCGACCCGCACCGTTTCGGTGCCCTTGGTCTTGAACGTGGTGGAGATGGCGAACGAACTGCCCGTCTTCACCTTGCCGGTGGCGCCCAGGGCGACCCACTTGCCGTTCTTCAGGTGCTGGAGCAGCAGCGGGGAGCCGACCTTCAGGCCCTTGGTGCGGCCGCGGAACACCACGGTCTGTCCGACCTTCGCCGAGGTCGGCTTCGCCGTGAGGCTGATCGAAGCCATGGTGGACGTCGGCATGGGCACGGGCTTGTGCGACGCGGTCGTCGACGGCGACGCGGTCATCGAGGGCGTGGGACTCGGTTTTGCGTTCGCGGCGAGGGCTCCGGCCGTACCGGTCGACAGCAGCGCGGCGGACAGGGTGCCGGCGGCGAGCGCTCGGGCGCGACGGCTCCGGTTGAAGCTCATGTGGGTCTCCTGTTGGTGGGAGTTCCCCCCTGGTCGCGAGCGGGACCGTTCAGGCCTGCTCGCGACATCCAGGCTGGCCCGAGTCCGGCGGCGCGGCATGTCGAAATCCGTTGAAATGTCTACGGATTTCGGTGAATCCGCAGGTAGGACAACGTTTTCCCTGGCGCTGCCTTTGCCTGTTTCTTACCTGAGCGCTCATGAATGGTCACCGAGGGTCACCGCGGCAGGGTCGCCGGGTCGACCGTCGCCTGGTGGGCCTCGGTCAGATGCTCCTCGGCCTTCAGCCAGGGCAGGAACTGCGCGCTCCGGCGCCAGCCGCAGGTGTCGCACCGGATCACGCGCTGCACTCCGGTGCGCTCCACCCGTACGACGTGCTCCCGGCCGTGCCGGTCCCAGCGGCTGACCTTGCTCGTACTGCTGCCCCGCGCCATCACGCCTCCTCGCGCCCCGCCACATCCCGACCGGAGGGAGTGTGCAGCACAACGAACATCAACAGGGGGAGATACACCGGCGGTTGGCCGAGCTGCCCGGAGCTCAGCGGACCTCGCGCGGCAGCCGCAGGCTCAGCAGGCCCGTCAGCACGACCCCGGCCAGCTGCACCAGCAGCGTCGTGACCAGGGCGTCCCGCATGCCCTGGTGCGGTACGAGGGTGAGGAACAGGGTGCCCAGGGTGGCCACGCCCAGGGCGAGCGAGGACTGCTGAGTGGTGACCATCACACCGCTGCCGACCCCGGCGCGGGCCGACGGCACCTCGGACAGCACGATCCGCATCACATTGGGCAGTTGGAGCGCCTGCCCGGCACCGGCCACGGCCACGCCCGGCAGCAGCGAGACGAAGCCCAGGTGCGGCCAGTCACGCCACACGGTCAGCACGATCAGCAGCACACCCACGCCCTGGACCGCGGACCCGACCGTGATCACCCGGGTCCCGTGCCGGGCGATCAGCCGGGGCCCGGCGAGCGAGACGAACAGGAACGCCACGGCCATCGGCGCGAGCGCGAGTCCGGCCGGCACCGGACCGAGCCGGGCGCCCTCCTGCAGCGCCAGCGCGATGACGAACATGAAGCCGCTGAAGCCGATGGAGAACGGCAGGATCAGCAGCAGACCGCGCCGCAGCGAGACCAGCGCCAGCAGGCTCGGCGGCACCAGCGGGGTCCGGCCCGCCCGGTCGGCCCGCCGCTCCACCGCCCAGAACGCACCGGCGGCGAACGGGAACGCGGCCAGCGACAGCCACGTCCACAGCGGCCAGCCCGCCGCCCGGCCCTCGGTGAGCGGGGCGAGCAGCGTCAGCAGGGACACCGCGAGCAGCACGGTGCCGGGGCCGTCGACGGGCTCGGGACGCTGCGAGCGGGTCTCCGGTACGACGCGCAGGGCGAGGACGTACCCCACCACGACGACCGGCACGTTGACGAGGAACACCGATCGCCAGCCGGTCCCGGCGATGTCGGCGGCGACGAGGACCCCGCCGAGTATCTGCCCGGCCACCATGGCGAGTCCGGCGGTCGCCCCGTACAGACTCATGGCCTTCGCGCGGCGCGCACCGCTTGTGGTGGCCTGGATGGTGGCGAGCACCTGCGGCAGCATCGCGGCGGCCGCGGCGCCCTGCGCGATCCGCGCCGCCACCAGGGTCCAGGCGTCGGGCGCCAGCCCGCAGGCCAGCGAGGTCAGCCCGAACGCGGCCATCCCGCCGAGGAACAGCCGGCGCCGCCCGAACAGGTCCCCGAGCCGCCCGCCGAGCACGAGCAGCACGGCGTACGCGACGCCGTACCCGGCGACGACCAGCTCCAGCACGGCCTCGCTCGCAGCGAGATCGCGGCCGATGGTCGGCAGGGCGACATTGACGATGAAGAAGTCGATCAGCGGCAGCGCCGCGGCCAGCAGGACGGTGAACAGCCCGAGCCCGCCGAGTGCGGGCGGCGCGGCCGTCGTACGGACGGCCCGGGTGGTGACGGTCTCACTCATGTCCCCGAGCCTGCGCCGCCGCCAAGACTGGTACCAGAGTCTCTTCATCCTGGTAGCAGAAGTACCTGGCAACAGGATGACGAACACGGCACCCTGGACCCATGACGACCACGGCCACGGACAGGGCGACCACCGCAGCGCAGCCGTCCCGGGGCGCCGAGATCCGCCGGCACGAGCTGGCCGCGTTCCTGCGCAGCCGCCGCGAGCGCATCACCCCCGAGCAGGTCGGCCTGCCACGCGGGGCCCGGCGCCGCACGCCCGGACTGCGCCGAGAGGAGGTCGCCCACCTCTCCGCGGTCGGGGTGACCTGGTACACGTGGCTGGAGCAGGCCCGGGACATCCAGGTCTCGGTGCAGGTCCTGGACGCCCTCGCCCGCACCCTGATGCTGGACGCCAGCGAGCGTGCCCATCTCTTCCAGCTGGCCGGAGCGACCGATCCGACCCCCGCCGCGAGCTGCCCGAGCGTCACCCCGGCACTGCGCGAGATGCTGCGCCGGCTGGAGCCGGTCCCGGCCTGCATCCAGAACAGCCGCTACGACATCCTCGCCTACAACCGCCCCTACGCCCGCCTCTTCGGCGACCTGGACGCGATCCCGCCGGAGGACCGCAACTGCATGCTCCTTGTCTACACGAACAAGGACTGGCAGGAGACGATCGTCCACCTGGAGGAGACTCAGCGCATGATGGCCGCCCGGCTGCGCGCCGCCCTCGCCGGCCACCTCGGCGAACCGGCCTGGAAGATGCTCATCAAGCGCCTGGAGTCGGTGTCCCCGGCGTTTCGCGAGCACTGGGAGCGCTACGAGGTCCTCGGCGCCCGCAGCAAGACCAAGGAGTTCCGCCACCCCCACGTCGGTCACCTCAGCCTGGAACACACCGACCTGTGGCTCGGCCCCGAGGCGGGCGCCCGGATGGTGACGTACACGGCGAAGGACGAGCAGACCCGGGAGCGGCTGGAGAAGCTGTACGAGCTGGCCTGCGCGCCGGTACCGGCCGGCTGAGCAGGTTGGGTGAAGTCCGCTGCGGTTCGGCGGCGCCCTGAAGGGGCGCGGGGCTGTGCTCGATGTGCGGCTCCGCCGCGATGGGGGTACCTCCCTGCTCGAACGAAGTCGAGAGCTTGGGGGAGCGACCAGCCACGACGGTGCCGCAGGCGGCTGACGGCGCATCGCGGCACTTCGAGCGGAGCGCTCAGCCCGCGTTCACCGGCTCACGGATCTCCGGTGCCTGCAGGGTCCGCGCCGCACGGTCCGCCGTGGCACGGGCCCACCGCCCGCTCGTGAGCAGCCCGAGCACCAGCACGGCCAGTCCGCACCCCGTGAGGATCCACCAGCCGGGGCGGGCCGCCGGGACGAAGGCCTGGTGGTACGAGGCCGCGCCGATGCCGGAGGCCAGGACGGAGCCGATCACCGCGACGCCGAGGGTCTGGCCCAGCTGCCTGCTGGTGGAGGCGACCGCGGCGGCGACCCCGGCCTGGGCGCGCGGCATGCCCGAGACGGCCGTGTTGGTGATCGGCGCGTTCACGAAGCCGAAGCCGATGCCGAACAGGACGTAGCCGAGGAAGCGGGTGACGTCCG encodes:
- a CDS encoding aldo/keto reductase, coding for MTMRTRNLGTTGPAVSALGLGCMGMSALYGDADRAESIATIHAALEAGVTLLDTGDFYAMGHNEMLIGEALRSAPAALREKALTSVKFGALRGPEGNWIGYDGRPAAVQNFAAYSLQRLGVDHIDVYRIARLDPDVPIEETVGAIAELIEKGYVRHIGLSEVGADTIRRAAATAPIADLQIEYSLISRGIEQEILPTVRELGIGITAYGVLSRGLISGHFTQDRQLAANDFRAHSPRFQGENLQHNLNLVEALRKIAEQKGATVAQTAIAWVLAQGPRHNTDIVPLVGARTRERLSESLGALDVTLDAADLAAIEEAVPADAAAGDRYPTAQMATLDSER
- a CDS encoding TetR/AcrR family transcriptional regulator — its product is MAPTSETLTAERILEATEEVLRRHGPAKATVVDVARALGVSHGSVYRHFRTKAALREAVTKRWLDRTSERLAGIVETGGSPEERLRAWLAALFEAKRHKAGDDPELFATYTVLADENGAAVGEHIADLTGQLTRIITAGAGSGTFEVSDPAAAARAVFQATGRFHDPCHAREWIRPGVDEEFTAVVDLLLRGLSSPSP
- a CDS encoding helix-turn-helix transcriptional regulator — translated: MTTTATDRATTAAQPSRGAEIRRHELAAFLRSRRERITPEQVGLPRGARRRTPGLRREEVAHLSAVGVTWYTWLEQARDIQVSVQVLDALARTLMLDASERAHLFQLAGATDPTPAASCPSVTPALREMLRRLEPVPACIQNSRYDILAYNRPYARLFGDLDAIPPEDRNCMLLVYTNKDWQETIVHLEETQRMMAARLRAALAGHLGEPAWKMLIKRLESVSPAFREHWERYEVLGARSKTKEFRHPHVGHLSLEHTDLWLGPEAGARMVTYTAKDEQTRERLEKLYELACAPVPAG
- a CDS encoding glycine--tRNA ligase — translated: MAADKIDTIVSLSKRRGFVFPCSEIYGGQRAAWDYGPLGVELKENIKRQWWRYMVTSREDVVGIDSSVILAPEVWVASGHVATFTDPLTECTACHKRFRADHLEEAYEEKKGHAPANGLADVNCPNCGNKGQFTEPKQFSGLLSTHLGPTQDTGSVAYLRPETAQGIFTNFAQVQTTSRRKPPFGIAQMGKSFRNEITPGNFIFRTREFEQMEMEFFVKPGEDEKWQEYWMEQRWNWYTGLGLREENMRWYEHPKEKLSHYSKRTADIEYRFQFGGSEWGELEGVANRTDYDLGAHSKASGQDLAYYDQEAQERWTPYVIEPAAGVGRAMLAFLLDAYVEDEAPNAKGKMEKRTVLRLDHRLAPVKVAVLPLSRNPELSPKAKGLAQSLRQNWNIEFDDAGAIGRRYRRQDEIGTPYCVTVDFDTLEDNAVTVRERDSMKQERVSLDQIEGYLAQRLIGA
- a CDS encoding MFS transporter — its product is MSETVTTRAVRTTAAPPALGGLGLFTVLLAAALPLIDFFIVNVALPTIGRDLAASEAVLELVVAGYGVAYAVLLVLGGRLGDLFGRRRLFLGGMAAFGLTSLACGLAPDAWTLVAARIAQGAAAAAMLPQVLATIQATTSGARRAKAMSLYGATAGLAMVAGQILGGVLVAADIAGTGWRSVFLVNVPVVVVGYVLALRVVPETRSQRPEPVDGPGTVLLAVSLLTLLAPLTEGRAAGWPLWTWLSLAAFPFAAGAFWAVERRADRAGRTPLVPPSLLALVSLRRGLLLILPFSIGFSGFMFVIALALQEGARLGPVPAGLALAPMAVAFLFVSLAGPRLIARHGTRVITVGSAVQGVGVLLIVLTVWRDWPHLGFVSLLPGVAVAGAGQALQLPNVMRIVLSEVPSARAGVGSGVMVTTQQSSLALGVATLGTLFLTLVPHQGMRDALVTTLLVQLAGVVLTGLLSLRLPREVR